Proteins encoded by one window of Geobacter sp. DSM 9736:
- a CDS encoding ferritin family protein, whose protein sequence is MGKEYTVQEALKMAIQAEKDSMDFYRRAASVTKNERAKKVFEMLANEEVGHLKAFFDHYRGTEYGNLTDFIESEPNKKNATYLALEKAIDEGTHEKKALEIALKEEKACVDQYTLLVKDVIDPLVRAIFERVIKETQNHHDVIEDEYRHIMAMVDRSDQDIYVRE, encoded by the coding sequence ATGGGTAAGGAATACACGGTACAGGAAGCACTAAAAATGGCAATTCAGGCGGAGAAGGATAGCATGGATTTCTATCGCAGAGCTGCCTCAGTTACCAAAAATGAACGTGCGAAAAAAGTGTTCGAGATGTTGGCGAATGAGGAGGTGGGACACCTTAAGGCTTTCTTCGACCATTATCGCGGAACCGAATACGGCAATCTGACTGATTTTATAGAGTCAGAACCCAACAAGAAAAACGCAACGTACCTGGCTCTGGAGAAAGCTATTGATGAGGGCACTCACGAGAAAAAGGCTCTTGAGATAGCCCTTAAGGAAGAGAAAGCCTGTGTTGATCAATATACTCTTCTTGTGAAGGATGTAATCGATCCTCTTGTGCGTGCCATCTTTGAACGTGTGATTAAGGAAACTCAGAACCACCATGATGTCATCGAGGATGAATATCGACATATTATGGCTATGGTGGACAGATCTGATCAGGATATCTACGTGAGGGAATGA
- a CDS encoding lytic transglycosylase domain-containing protein yields the protein MARLALQREAPDRIPNVAAAAEILRLEMMKNAISLGGEQEGVQAPEIVSARVKGLLSVFLQHDPATAETVATTAPSAKQGISLPPSPPAPAPYEDNLGDLSINEIIQKASNRYGVDEALIRAVIKAESNFNPRAVSHAGAEGLMQLMPATARGLGVKDSFDPQQNVMAGTRFLKDMLNRYGGNIDHALAAYNWGPGNVDRHPESLPRETRQYLVKVKNYLASYNS from the coding sequence TTGGCTCGTTTAGCCCTGCAGCGGGAAGCTCCGGATCGTATTCCCAATGTCGCCGCCGCAGCTGAAATATTGCGGCTTGAAATGATGAAAAATGCCATCTCCCTCGGGGGGGAACAAGAAGGTGTTCAGGCGCCGGAGATCGTTTCTGCACGTGTAAAAGGCTTACTTTCGGTTTTCCTGCAACATGATCCTGCTACTGCCGAGACAGTTGCCACAACAGCCCCTTCCGCAAAACAAGGGATAAGCTTGCCCCCCTCTCCTCCCGCCCCAGCTCCTTATGAAGACAATCTGGGCGATCTGTCGATCAATGAAATAATTCAAAAGGCATCGAACCGGTATGGGGTAGATGAAGCGCTTATCCGCGCCGTCATAAAAGCCGAAAGTAATTTTAACCCCCGCGCAGTGTCACACGCCGGGGCTGAAGGACTGATGCAGCTGATGCCTGCTACGGCCAGAGGGCTCGGTGTAAAGGATTCATTTGACCCTCAACAGAATGTCATGGCGGGGACCAGGTTTCTTAAGGATATGCTCAACAGGTATGGCGGGAATATCGATCATGCCCTGGCCGCATACAATTGGGGACCAGGCAATGTCGATCGTCACCCCGAGTCCCTGCCTCGGGAAACAAGGCAATACCTGGTCAAGGTCAAGAACTACCTTGCATCGTACAATAGCTAA
- a CDS encoding sigma-54 dependent transcriptional regulator, translating to METTRILIADDDKKTRDFVAAFLSYRGYQVFQASDGQDALEKIELNDVHLVITDIMMPRVNGLEFIKKLKAMRPEIVTIAYSAFANSEMTANLLKAGAFFYLEKPFNLEELETHVKRGLEHQALQNQSFRTKPCIKNRSLLNNIIGESDRMLALFELIEKVADSDSTVLLQGESGTGKELVARAIHDLSGRRTKNFVPVNCAAIPDDLLESELFGHVKGSFTGAVATRIGRFEMADKGTLFLDEIGDMKPNLQVKLLRVLQNRELEPVGATHSKKVDVRIIAATNQNLEKLVSSKEFREDLYYRLSVIPIMLPPLRDRKGDIPLLINSFMEKFNRDKQHKVKGLDRSALEILCCYDWPGNVRELENLVERLVILKGNGIITPHDLPDKYRGVRTSVIQETLALPEKGFCLNSAVEEFENKLILQALEKTGGNKKEAAMLLNLKRTTLIEKLKKKKLIFGPRMMSSS from the coding sequence ATGGAAACAACCCGCATCTTGATCGCAGATGACGACAAGAAAACCAGGGATTTTGTTGCAGCATTTTTGAGCTACAGGGGTTATCAGGTCTTTCAAGCCTCCGATGGGCAAGATGCCCTGGAAAAAATCGAACTTAACGATGTCCATCTTGTTATTACGGACATCATGATGCCTCGTGTAAACGGGCTAGAGTTCATCAAGAAGCTGAAAGCCATGCGTCCGGAGATCGTGACTATCGCTTACAGCGCTTTCGCCAACTCTGAAATGACTGCGAATCTTCTCAAAGCAGGGGCTTTTTTCTATCTTGAGAAGCCCTTCAATCTTGAGGAACTCGAAACACACGTAAAAAGGGGGCTAGAGCACCAAGCCCTGCAAAACCAGAGCTTCAGGACTAAGCCTTGCATTAAGAACAGGTCACTTCTCAACAACATAATTGGTGAAAGTGACAGAATGCTGGCTCTTTTCGAGCTCATCGAGAAAGTTGCGGATTCTGATTCGACGGTACTACTGCAAGGTGAATCCGGAACAGGAAAGGAGTTGGTAGCGCGGGCAATTCACGACCTTAGCGGACGCCGTACCAAAAACTTCGTTCCAGTCAACTGCGCTGCGATTCCTGATGATCTTCTAGAAAGCGAACTGTTCGGCCATGTAAAAGGTTCTTTCACAGGAGCAGTAGCGACGAGAATAGGCCGATTTGAAATGGCCGACAAGGGAACACTGTTCCTTGACGAAATCGGCGACATGAAGCCGAATTTACAGGTAAAACTGTTGCGGGTGCTGCAAAACAGGGAACTTGAGCCGGTAGGAGCTACACATTCAAAAAAAGTGGACGTCCGCATAATAGCTGCCACCAATCAGAATCTCGAAAAACTGGTGAGCTCCAAAGAGTTCCGTGAAGACCTTTATTACCGGCTCTCGGTGATTCCAATAATGCTCCCCCCACTGAGGGACAGAAAAGGGGACATCCCCCTGCTGATCAACAGCTTCATGGAAAAGTTCAATAGGGACAAGCAACATAAAGTCAAAGGCCTCGACAGAAGCGCCCTGGAAATTCTGTGCTGCTACGATTGGCCGGGAAACGTTCGGGAACTGGAGAACCTGGTTGAACGTCTTGTAATTCTGAAAGGTAATGGGATAATAACCCCTCATGACCTTCCGGACAAATACAGGGGAGTGCGGACTTCCGTAATACAGGAGACGCTCGCTCTGCCGGAAAAAGGTTTTTGTCTCAACAGCGCAGTTGAAGAATTCGAAAACAAGCTCATTCTTCAAGCCCTGGAAAAGACGGGGGGTAATAAGAAAGAAGCGGCGATGCTGTTAAACCTCAAACGGACTACCCTGATCGAGAAGCTGAAAAAGAAGAAACTTATTTTTGGTCCCAGAATGATGTCAAGTTCATAA
- a CDS encoding chemotaxis protein CheW encodes METALVLQNEDASGELIQLVSFNLDKEEYGVDVLKVREIIRLPNITRVPNTPHYVEGVINLRGKVIPIMSMRKKFGLENVDNDKFTRIMVMDVEGELMGFIVDAVSEVIRISATEIQPPPPVVTSGIDQECMSGVINQAERLLILLDLEKITSDEERKLLGIR; translated from the coding sequence ATGGAAACTGCACTGGTACTGCAAAATGAAGATGCCTCTGGGGAACTTATACAGCTGGTCAGTTTTAATCTTGATAAAGAGGAGTACGGGGTGGATGTCCTGAAAGTACGGGAAATCATCCGCCTGCCTAACATAACCAGGGTTCCGAATACACCTCATTATGTTGAAGGGGTGATCAATCTCCGCGGAAAAGTCATACCAATAATGTCCATGAGAAAAAAGTTTGGACTCGAAAATGTGGATAACGACAAATTCACACGAATAATGGTAATGGACGTCGAGGGTGAGCTGATGGGATTTATAGTGGACGCTGTTTCCGAGGTCATCCGGATTTCAGCCACGGAAATTCAGCCTCCACCGCCTGTTGTAACCAGCGGCATTGATCAGGAGTGCATGTCGGGAGTGATCAATCAGGCCGAGCGTTTGCTCATCCTTCTCGATCTTGAGAAGATCACATCCGACGAGGAAAGAAAACTGCTGGGAATAAGATAG
- a CDS encoding chemotaxis protein CheA, which yields MSIEVEDQELLEGFLTETTELLEKLDDDLVALEKSPTDADLLNRIFRSIHTVKGASSFLGFELLVKVTHKTEDVLNRLRKGELFVTPAIMDVILEAVDLVKLLVNDIKGGDIQEREVGTTLDKLLPLLSEGASEAKVLEPAAEAAPVSEEPKKRKKKNAAAEAPEVQPQEEEKQAPRAEAAPGAMPVVKAAVTPPPKGGEELADNNTVRVDVKRLDDLMNQVGELVLERNRMIQLNSNYQSSLNLNDFGEDFSKLSKRINFVTSELQSQVLKLRMIPVEKVFKKFPRIVRNLARDLGKEVDLHLFGEETELDRSVVDEIGDPLIHLIRNAMDHGLETPDERVAAGKPRAGTVLLSAGHEGNQIVISIKDDGRGIDPEKVGRKAFEKGLVTEEQLAAMTPRELLDLIFLPGFSTKEKTTDLSGRGVGMDVVKTNIKKLNGIIDIKSEVGSGSEFILKLPLTLAIIQSLLVEVNGEIYSIPLSAVLETLRVDVREFHTIRGQEVLKLRDTVLPLVRLHDVFAVQGEAIADGSCYVVVVGVAEKRIGLVVTRLLGQQEVAIKSLGRYLSNLPGIAGSTILGDGNVALIVDPVGLLEDRDASSTARIAI from the coding sequence ATGTCAATAGAAGTTGAAGACCAAGAGTTATTGGAAGGATTTCTAACAGAAACAACTGAGCTGTTGGAAAAGCTTGATGACGATCTGGTCGCTCTGGAGAAGTCGCCGACGGATGCCGACCTTCTGAACAGGATATTCCGGTCTATCCATACCGTGAAAGGCGCTTCCAGTTTTCTGGGTTTCGAGCTCCTCGTTAAGGTTACCCACAAGACGGAGGATGTTCTTAACCGGCTGCGCAAAGGAGAACTGTTCGTAACACCGGCAATAATGGATGTGATACTGGAAGCTGTAGATTTGGTTAAACTTCTTGTCAACGACATAAAGGGGGGGGATATACAGGAGCGGGAGGTAGGTACGACTCTTGATAAGCTGCTGCCGCTTCTCTCCGAAGGCGCAAGCGAAGCAAAAGTTCTCGAACCGGCAGCAGAAGCTGCGCCGGTGTCCGAGGAGCCTAAGAAACGGAAGAAAAAAAATGCCGCCGCTGAGGCTCCTGAAGTACAGCCACAGGAGGAAGAGAAGCAGGCACCGAGAGCTGAGGCTGCGCCTGGCGCCATGCCTGTCGTGAAGGCTGCTGTTACGCCTCCTCCCAAAGGTGGAGAGGAGCTTGCTGACAATAATACTGTCAGGGTGGACGTGAAGAGGCTCGACGACCTCATGAATCAGGTTGGAGAGCTGGTACTGGAACGCAACCGCATGATACAGCTCAACTCGAACTATCAAAGCAGCTTGAACCTGAACGACTTCGGCGAAGATTTCAGCAAGCTGTCTAAACGCATAAATTTTGTTACTTCAGAACTTCAATCGCAGGTATTAAAGCTGCGCATGATACCAGTAGAAAAGGTGTTCAAAAAATTCCCCCGTATTGTCCGGAATCTAGCGCGTGATTTGGGCAAAGAGGTTGATCTTCATCTGTTCGGGGAGGAAACGGAGCTTGATCGTTCCGTCGTCGATGAAATAGGAGATCCGCTGATCCATCTGATCAGGAATGCCATGGATCACGGCCTGGAGACTCCTGATGAAAGGGTTGCTGCCGGAAAGCCACGGGCAGGCACCGTCCTGCTGTCGGCCGGGCATGAAGGGAACCAGATAGTCATAAGCATAAAAGATGACGGCAGGGGTATAGACCCCGAAAAGGTTGGCAGGAAAGCTTTCGAAAAGGGTTTGGTGACGGAGGAGCAACTTGCTGCGATGACTCCCCGTGAATTGCTTGACCTCATATTTCTTCCCGGATTTTCCACAAAGGAAAAGACAACAGACCTTTCCGGGCGGGGCGTCGGCATGGACGTCGTAAAGACAAATATCAAAAAGTTGAACGGTATTATCGACATCAAAAGCGAAGTCGGCAGTGGCTCCGAATTCATCCTCAAGCTACCTCTTACCTTGGCTATTATCCAGTCTCTACTTGTAGAGGTGAACGGTGAGATCTACTCAATTCCTCTTTCAGCGGTCCTGGAAACATTGCGAGTGGATGTTCGTGAGTTTCACACTATCCGAGGGCAGGAAGTCCTGAAGCTGAGAGATACTGTGCTACCGCTGGTGCGGTTGCATGATGTTTTTGCTGTGCAAGGCGAAGCCATTGCCGACGGTTCATGCTATGTAGTCGTCGTTGGGGTTGCGGAAAAAAGAATAGGATTGGTAGTGACGAGGCTGCTAGGACAGCAGGAGGTGGCCATCAAGTCACTAGGCAGATACCTGTCCAATCTACCTGGAATAGCAGGCTCTACAATACTGGGTGACGGCAATGTGGCGCTGATTGTCGATCCCGTTGGTCTGCTCGAAGACAGAGATGCCAGCAGCACGGCACGAATTGCTATCTGA
- a CDS encoding protein-glutamate O-methyltransferase CheR → MGIELGKTMQVGSPSKISDKDFELFRDYIYNLCGIYFHASKKYFLESRIARRMEETAIATHSDYYQFVKSGQRGATELKRLLDEITTNETCFFRNPPQLTALENKLLPEIVETKGKIGFRKIRIWSAGSSSGEEAYTLAMMLMEKRNAILKDWIIEIVGTDINETVLGQAREGVYSSYSVRNTPEYYKKKYFKEEGDGRFVLSPDVKKFVTFSQLNLYDDTKMIFMKSFDLIFCANVLIYFDIASKSKVVQHFYNNLQQYGYFFVGQSESLHGVNEHFKTVHFPGGFAYKK, encoded by the coding sequence ATGGGAATAGAGTTAGGCAAGACCATGCAGGTTGGTAGTCCATCAAAGATCTCCGACAAAGATTTCGAGCTCTTCCGGGATTACATATACAACTTGTGCGGCATTTACTTTCATGCAAGCAAAAAATACTTTCTCGAAAGCAGGATTGCGCGCCGAATGGAAGAGACGGCAATAGCAACCCACAGCGACTACTACCAATTCGTGAAGAGCGGCCAGCGGGGCGCAACAGAACTGAAAAGGCTACTGGATGAAATTACAACCAATGAAACATGTTTTTTCAGAAATCCACCTCAGCTCACTGCCCTAGAAAACAAGCTTTTACCTGAGATTGTAGAAACAAAAGGGAAAATAGGATTTCGCAAGATCCGGATATGGAGCGCGGGTTCCTCTTCAGGCGAAGAGGCCTACACTCTGGCAATGATGCTAATGGAAAAGCGTAATGCTATTCTCAAGGACTGGATTATTGAAATTGTAGGTACAGATATTAATGAAACTGTCTTAGGTCAGGCCAGGGAGGGTGTTTACAGCTCATATTCCGTGAGAAACACACCTGAGTACTACAAAAAAAAGTATTTCAAAGAGGAAGGGGATGGACGGTTTGTCCTGTCGCCTGATGTTAAAAAATTCGTGACATTTTCACAGTTGAATCTTTATGACGACACAAAGATGATATTTATGAAGAGTTTCGACCTCATCTTTTGTGCAAATGTGCTTATATATTTCGACATTGCCTCAAAATCGAAAGTGGTACAACATTTCTACAACAATCTTCAGCAATATGGTTATTTTTTCGTCGGCCAGTCTGAATCGTTGCATGGGGTAAATGAACATTTTAAGACAGTCCATTTTCCAGGCGGTTTTGCCTATAAAAAGTAA
- a CDS encoding HDOD domain-containing protein yields MEKAHKLQKASQLIAGTTDLPTIPIIATKVLELLEKPDVELDEVADLILTDQVMAARVIKIVNSPLYRTAQEISSVKRALVFLGFRHIRELALTCSFLEAFQGKDGVFDIRTFWEHSFGVGVVSKLIAQRARYHDVEKAYLAGITHDIGEVFFSYNMQHDFQKVLDEIKGRPHKLVETEERYFGTTHCEVGELIAQSWNFPPQYQEVIAHHHAPENATLEPTLVAIVNLADLFCSVRQLGYEGSEWVSFNLAEEGAWGILKNFAPHMRNLDVERFCYELDDKVSDIRELVKSVFEGMEV; encoded by the coding sequence ATGGAAAAAGCACATAAACTACAAAAAGCGAGTCAGTTGATCGCAGGGACCACCGATCTTCCTACCATTCCCATAATTGCGACGAAGGTTCTAGAGTTGCTGGAAAAACCGGATGTCGAGTTGGACGAGGTGGCTGATCTTATTCTCACCGACCAGGTAATGGCTGCACGAGTCATAAAAATAGTAAATTCTCCCCTATACCGAACTGCTCAGGAAATCTCATCGGTCAAACGGGCTCTTGTTTTTCTGGGATTTCGTCACATCAGGGAATTGGCGCTTACTTGCTCGTTTCTGGAAGCATTCCAGGGAAAAGACGGAGTGTTCGACATCAGAACCTTCTGGGAGCACTCATTTGGCGTTGGAGTCGTGTCGAAGCTGATAGCACAACGAGCACGTTACCACGATGTGGAGAAAGCATACCTGGCAGGAATAACGCACGATATCGGCGAGGTCTTTTTCAGCTACAACATGCAACACGATTTTCAGAAAGTGCTTGATGAGATAAAGGGCCGCCCGCACAAGCTTGTGGAAACAGAGGAGCGCTATTTCGGTACTACTCATTGCGAGGTAGGTGAGCTGATAGCCCAGAGCTGGAATTTCCCCCCCCAGTACCAAGAGGTAATCGCCCACCATCATGCTCCGGAAAATGCCACTCTTGAACCTACCCTGGTGGCGATCGTAAACCTTGCGGATCTCTTCTGCTCGGTCCGCCAACTCGGGTACGAGGGGAGTGAATGGGTCAGCTTCAATCTGGCGGAAGAAGGAGCATGGGGAATACTCAAAAATTTTGCTCCGCACATGCGTAACCTCGATGTCGAACGGTTTTGTTACGAACTGGATGATAAGGTGTCCGACATTCGTGAGCTTGTAAAGTCAGTGTTTGAAGGGATGGAGGTTTAA
- a CDS encoding chemotaxis response regulator protein-glutamate methylesterase, whose amino-acid sequence MIPSQGRKIRVLIVDDSSFMRMAIRGILSRDPEIEIVGSAADGVEGVQRAIELKPDIITMDVEMPRLDGIAALKQIMVKAPTRVLMVSTLTNEGARATFDALEAGAVDYIPKNVTDSADAQKVFREELLRKVKGAVVSVARTVLPVTARITAPPVARVTKSRFAQHKINYVGIGASTGGPVALQEVLSRIPATFPYGIMVAIHMPKAFTGPYAERLNAKCSLSIKEAADGDVLKPGQVLVAPGGRHTSLVRHGAGVTVKTSPTTDYPKYVYIPSVDLMMTSLAEACSGSMLGVILTGMGNDGFKGMQFLKTKGGITIVQDEATSTIYGMPKSCVEGGVADEILPLTEIGFEIARVAGT is encoded by the coding sequence ATGATTCCTTCACAGGGTAGAAAAATCAGGGTCCTAATTGTTGATGACTCCTCTTTTATGCGTATGGCTATCAGGGGTATACTTTCACGCGATCCGGAGATTGAGATAGTGGGAAGTGCTGCTGATGGTGTCGAGGGCGTTCAGCGCGCAATCGAGCTGAAGCCCGACATCATTACCATGGACGTTGAAATGCCTCGTCTTGATGGAATAGCCGCATTGAAGCAGATAATGGTCAAAGCGCCCACTCGGGTTTTAATGGTCTCCACACTGACCAACGAAGGGGCTAGAGCCACTTTCGACGCACTTGAAGCCGGAGCGGTTGACTATATCCCTAAAAATGTTACAGACTCGGCGGACGCCCAGAAAGTCTTTCGCGAGGAGTTGCTGAGAAAGGTGAAGGGTGCGGTTGTTTCGGTTGCCAGGACAGTCTTGCCGGTTACTGCTCGGATTACTGCGCCGCCTGTTGCCCGTGTTACCAAATCCCGTTTTGCACAGCATAAGATAAATTATGTCGGAATAGGTGCTTCAACAGGTGGTCCCGTGGCCCTTCAGGAGGTTCTGTCGCGCATACCAGCTACTTTTCCTTACGGAATAATGGTTGCCATCCATATGCCCAAGGCATTTACCGGTCCGTATGCGGAGCGCCTCAACGCCAAGTGCTCGCTCTCGATCAAGGAAGCGGCCGATGGCGATGTTCTCAAGCCGGGACAGGTATTGGTCGCACCCGGAGGACGGCACACCTCACTTGTGAGGCATGGAGCCGGCGTAACGGTAAAGACCTCCCCGACAACGGATTACCCCAAATATGTATACATCCCTTCGGTGGATCTGATGATGACCTCTCTTGCAGAGGCATGTAGCGGCTCAATGCTGGGTGTGATACTTACAGGAATGGGAAACGACGGGTTCAAAGGGATGCAGTTTCTAAAGACCAAGGGAGGGATTACTATCGTTCAGGATGAGGCTACCTCGACCATTTATGGGATGCCAAAGAGTTGTGTGGAAGGGGGGGTTGCAGATGAGATTCTTCCCTTGACGGAGATAGGGTTCGAGATTGCCCGCGTTGCCGGCACCTGA
- a CDS encoding CheR family methyltransferase, producing MHQTELTFQADFSSLTFRQNIGKLLKSGTLGDKTLHRWVERLQERFDEYCSVYPYGLWGPGLVPTREMSALTDLYLPIVEIHQAFHCLCRKALAISPSEALPLFNYARSWLDILPRLPEQLQINNPAKLLRQLLKEDAIRESLLFGTFLPRRHGGSFLRYPGQYDVLRKWLEDNRKRISTGLQCLDAACGSGECTYRLAAFLLEMGFSEDSLRVHGVSVEPLEVFAAAHAYFPHDLLKQISYRQWLEQHGATLWGRRCVTFAAGDITSQDTVSAEAYDIILCNGLLGGPMLSDSDLTKAIAALAAGLKKGGILMAADRFHCGWKKKTSFQQLTELFQEKGLTSIPSDEGIAVIREYRSGAAASHT from the coding sequence ATGCATCAAACAGAACTCACTTTCCAGGCTGATTTTTCATCCCTGACATTCCGGCAGAATATTGGCAAGCTCCTGAAGAGCGGCACCTTAGGCGACAAAACACTTCACCGCTGGGTTGAGCGGCTTCAGGAGCGGTTTGATGAATACTGTTCCGTTTACCCGTATGGTTTATGGGGGCCTGGATTGGTGCCTACTCGTGAGATGAGTGCGCTGACCGATCTCTATCTTCCTATTGTAGAGATACACCAAGCTTTCCATTGTCTATGCCGCAAAGCGCTGGCGATTTCGCCCTCAGAAGCGCTCCCGCTTTTCAATTACGCCCGTTCCTGGCTAGACATTCTTCCGCGCCTCCCTGAGCAACTCCAGATAAATAATCCCGCAAAGTTGCTCAGGCAATTGCTGAAGGAAGATGCAATACGGGAATCCCTTCTTTTTGGAACCTTTCTGCCCCGCCGCCATGGAGGTAGTTTTCTCAGGTACCCGGGTCAGTATGACGTATTGAGAAAGTGGCTTGAGGATAATCGCAAGAGAATCTCTACGGGGCTACAATGTCTTGATGCTGCCTGTGGCTCGGGGGAGTGTACCTATCGACTTGCGGCTTTTCTTCTTGAGATGGGTTTTTCTGAAGATTCACTGAGGGTGCACGGTGTTTCGGTCGAGCCACTGGAGGTATTCGCGGCGGCGCATGCATACTTTCCGCACGACCTGCTCAAGCAGATTTCCTATCGCCAATGGCTCGAGCAGCATGGGGCGACGCTTTGGGGGAGGAGATGCGTTACTTTTGCAGCCGGAGACATTACCTCACAGGATACCGTAAGTGCTGAGGCCTACGATATTATCCTATGTAACGGACTGTTGGGAGGGCCGATGCTAAGCGACTCAGACTTGACTAAAGCGATAGCTGCACTGGCAGCCGGACTAAAAAAAGGAGGGATCCTTATGGCTGCGGACAGGTTTCATTGCGGATGGAAGAAAAAAACCTCTTTCCAGCAATTGACGGAATTATTTCAGGAAAAAGGTTTGACATCCATACCTTCGGATGAAGGGATTGCTGTGATTAGAGAGTATCGAAGTGGTGCTGCCGCTTCACATACCTGA
- a CDS encoding beta-ketoacyl-ACP synthase III: MLYSQVLATGSGIPERVVGNDFFSYLVEDADEWIFSRTGIRERRFVTEDVATSDLATVAARKALETGNISPEELDCIIVGTSTADMILPSTACMVQKNIGAKNAFAFDMNAVCSSFVYAVETADNFIKSGKYKKILVIGADTYSKILDFQDKTTCPLFGDGAGAMILGATQEKTGILQSLIRSDGNGWELIQVPSSGSRAPVTPETIAARENTFKMAGKSVFVFATDVIPKIIAEVTQRAEINPNELDYIIPHQANVRIIDFISKKTGIPKERFLLNLDRFGNTAAASVGLALDENLRNGKIRKGHLVLMMGFGGGLSWGGMLIRF, from the coding sequence ATGTTGTATTCCCAGGTTCTCGCTACAGGCAGCGGAATTCCCGAGAGAGTGGTTGGAAATGATTTCTTCAGTTATCTTGTGGAAGATGCTGATGAGTGGATTTTTTCCAGGACCGGCATCCGTGAGCGTCGGTTTGTGACAGAAGATGTCGCAACGTCTGATCTGGCCACCGTAGCTGCCCGGAAGGCCCTGGAAACCGGAAATATCAGCCCGGAGGAGCTGGACTGCATAATCGTTGGGACCTCAACAGCAGACATGATCCTCCCCTCCACTGCATGTATGGTTCAAAAAAATATAGGCGCCAAGAATGCCTTCGCTTTTGACATGAATGCGGTTTGCAGCAGCTTTGTATATGCCGTGGAAACGGCGGACAACTTCATCAAATCCGGTAAATACAAAAAAATTCTAGTGATTGGGGCTGATACCTATTCGAAGATCCTAGATTTCCAGGACAAAACCACCTGCCCGCTGTTCGGTGACGGCGCAGGAGCCATGATACTAGGAGCAACGCAGGAGAAGACAGGCATTCTTCAAAGCCTCATCCGTAGTGACGGCAACGGCTGGGAACTGATCCAGGTACCCTCATCTGGCTCACGCGCACCTGTCACACCGGAAACAATAGCTGCTAGAGAAAATACCTTCAAAATGGCTGGAAAAAGCGTCTTTGTTTTTGCTACTGACGTCATTCCGAAAATAATTGCGGAAGTAACCCAAAGGGCGGAAATAAATCCGAATGAGCTGGACTATATAATTCCGCATCAAGCCAATGTGCGGATCATTGATTTCATTTCGAAAAAGACGGGAATACCCAAGGAGCGGTTCCTGCTGAACCTAGATCGTTTCGGCAACACTGCCGCGGCCTCAGTCGGACTCGCACTTGATGAAAACTTGCGTAACGGCAAGATCAGGAAAGGGCACCTGGTCCTTATGATGGGCTTCGGGGGGGGGCTCTCCTGGGGAGGAATGCTTATCAGGTTCTGA